From the genome of Cellvibrio japonicus Ueda107, one region includes:
- the sufB gene encoding Fe-S cluster assembly protein SufB has product MSEEVERLIKKEYAAGFTTQIDSETLSPGLNEEVIRFISAKKNEPQWLLDWRLKAFNAWREMEEPEWAHVKYDDIDFQALSYYSAPKSMANRPKSLDEVDPKLLETYEKLGIPLHEQAALAGVAMDVVFDSVSVVTTFREKLAEAGVIFCSISEAVEKYPELVKQYLGSVVPQKDNYYAALNSAVFSDGSFVYIPKGVRCPMELSTYFRINEQNTGQFERTLIVADEGSYVSYLEGCTAPQRDENQLHAAVVELVALDNAEIKYSTVQNWYPGDEQGKGGIYNFVTKRGVCFTHAKISWTQVETGSSVTWKYPSCILRGDNSVGEFYSVALTNNYQQADTGTKMIHIGKNTRSTIISKGISAGRSSNAYRGLVRMNPGAEGARNYTQCDSLLIGDKCGAHTFPYIESKNPTAVIEHEATTSKVSEDQLFLCQQRGLDAEKAVSMIVNGFCREVFKELPMEFAVEAGKLLEVSLEGSVG; this is encoded by the coding sequence ATGTCTGAAGAAGTCGAACGCCTGATTAAAAAAGAGTACGCCGCGGGTTTTACTACCCAAATCGACTCTGAAACTTTGTCGCCTGGTCTTAATGAAGAGGTGATTCGTTTTATTTCGGCCAAGAAAAATGAGCCGCAATGGTTGCTCGATTGGCGCCTCAAAGCCTTCAACGCCTGGCGTGAGATGGAGGAACCCGAGTGGGCCCATGTGAAATACGATGATATCGATTTCCAGGCACTGTCTTACTATTCCGCACCGAAAAGCATGGCGAACCGTCCCAAAAGTTTGGATGAGGTAGATCCCAAGCTGTTGGAAACTTACGAAAAGCTGGGAATCCCCTTGCACGAGCAGGCTGCTCTGGCGGGTGTGGCCATGGATGTGGTGTTTGATTCGGTATCGGTGGTGACCACGTTTCGTGAAAAACTGGCGGAAGCCGGTGTCATTTTCTGCTCTATCAGCGAGGCGGTGGAAAAATACCCCGAGCTGGTAAAACAGTACCTGGGTTCAGTTGTGCCACAAAAAGACAACTACTATGCCGCGCTCAACTCGGCGGTATTTTCCGATGGCTCCTTTGTGTACATTCCCAAAGGCGTGCGCTGCCCCATGGAGCTCTCTACCTATTTCCGTATTAACGAGCAAAACACCGGTCAGTTCGAGCGCACCCTGATTGTGGCGGATGAAGGTTCCTATGTGAGTTACCTGGAGGGTTGCACCGCACCCCAGCGCGATGAAAACCAGTTGCATGCCGCCGTGGTGGAGCTGGTGGCACTTGATAATGCTGAAATTAAATATTCCACAGTGCAGAACTGGTATCCCGGTGATGAGCAAGGCAAGGGCGGTATTTACAATTTTGTGACCAAACGTGGTGTTTGTTTTACCCATGCCAAAATTTCCTGGACCCAGGTGGAAACCGGTTCCTCGGTCACCTGGAAATACCCCAGTTGTATTTTGCGCGGTGATAACAGTGTGGGTGAGTTTTACTCGGTGGCGCTGACCAATAATTACCAGCAGGCCGATACCGGTACCAAGATGATCCATATCGGTAAAAACACACGTTCTACCATTATTTCCAAGGGGATCTCTGCCGGTCGCTCCTCTAATGCCTATCGCGGTTTAGTGCGTATGAACCCGGGCGCAGAGGGGGCGCGTAATTACACCCAGTGCGATTCGCTGTTAATTGGCGACAAATGCGGTGCCCATACCTTTCCCTATATCGAGAGCAAAAATCCTACGGCGGTTATTGAGCACGAAGCCACCACATCCAAGGTGAGTGAAGATCAATTGTTCTTGTGCCAGCAGCGCGGTCTGGATGCAGAAAAAGCCGTCTCGATGATTGTAAACGGGTTCTGCCGCGAAGTATTTAAAGAGCTGCCGATGGAATTTGCAGTTGAGGCCGGCAAGTTGCTGGAAGTGAGCCTTGAGGGCTCGGTGGGTTAA
- a CDS encoding PAS domain-containing protein: MIEHSSFNPLLTESNDIELLKLTLGRFKRIFNGSGYGFWEWDLTTQRMDWSGGFWERLGYSDEDTKQINSAQAVMERIHPEDQDSIMDSIRNHLRTRQPLDACYRIQTKAGDYVWTQIRADTLYGENNQPAVMSGVNFDITELKRVEAALRESEARQVRIIQASSDGIWEWYSDRGGFHFSHRCWELLGYDDLDDVLTEGEDRLKIWRRHIFPQDLVKFDDALAQHLAGRDFFDVEYRVVCRSGEIRWVRGRGKAVFNESGKPVMMSGSNMDITEVKRAEERVLLAKEQAEKANQAKSAFLSSMSHELRTPLNAILGYTQLFEYDGNLSREQVTNIREIRKAGEHLLQLINDVLDLAKIESGKMMVSLEPVLVSRVIKECFTFVQPQADALGIRLYATLADQEKTYVVADLVRFKQALLNLLSNAIKYNIVGGEVEVRLDVQPMDQLRITVRDTGRGIPADRQHEVFQPFNRLSAENSNIEGSGVGLVITKQLVEMMHGNLDFSSAEAIGTSFWIDLPTAGEWNLANTENVQSHMDYTPAALQINRQCKILYVEDNPTNIRLLQQIFARYPQLSLDIAEEAFLGIYKARSLLPDAIILDINLPGMDGYEVLNVLRRDDLTKEIPIIGLSANAMPYDIERGKSAGFFDYLTKPVQINQLIGVLNQVLVE; encoded by the coding sequence ATGATTGAACATTCCAGTTTTAATCCTTTGCTGACAGAAAGTAATGATATTGAATTGCTGAAACTGACCCTTGGTCGTTTCAAACGCATATTCAATGGCAGTGGTTATGGCTTTTGGGAATGGGACCTTACTACCCAGCGTATGGATTGGTCTGGAGGTTTTTGGGAGCGATTGGGTTATAGCGACGAGGATACCAAGCAGATCAACAGCGCCCAGGCGGTAATGGAGCGTATTCATCCGGAAGACCAGGATTCGATTATGGATTCCATCCGTAATCATTTACGTACGCGCCAACCTTTGGATGCTTGTTACCGTATTCAAACCAAGGCGGGTGATTATGTATGGACGCAAATTCGTGCCGACACCCTTTATGGTGAAAATAATCAGCCCGCGGTGATGTCCGGTGTTAATTTCGACATTACAGAGCTTAAGCGAGTAGAGGCAGCACTGCGTGAAAGTGAGGCGCGCCAGGTGCGGATTATCCAGGCATCCAGCGATGGTATCTGGGAGTGGTATTCCGATCGTGGTGGGTTCCATTTTTCGCATCGCTGTTGGGAGCTGTTGGGTTACGATGATCTGGATGATGTCTTAACCGAAGGTGAGGATCGCCTGAAAATCTGGCGGCGTCATATTTTTCCCCAGGATCTTGTCAAGTTTGATGATGCGTTGGCACAGCACCTCGCCGGTCGTGATTTCTTTGATGTGGAATACCGTGTGGTGTGTCGCAGCGGGGAAATTCGCTGGGTTCGCGGACGCGGTAAAGCCGTCTTCAATGAGAGCGGCAAGCCGGTCATGATGTCTGGCAGCAATATGGATATCACCGAGGTAAAGCGCGCGGAAGAGCGGGTATTGCTTGCCAAGGAGCAGGCAGAAAAAGCTAACCAGGCCAAGTCTGCATTTTTATCCAGTATGAGCCACGAATTGCGCACCCCGCTCAATGCTATTCTCGGTTATACCCAGCTATTTGAATATGATGGTAATTTGAGCCGGGAGCAGGTGACCAACATACGCGAGATTCGCAAGGCGGGTGAACATCTGTTGCAACTCATCAATGATGTGTTGGATCTGGCAAAAATCGAATCGGGAAAAATGATGGTTTCCCTGGAGCCCGTATTGGTCTCCAGGGTTATTAAGGAGTGTTTTACTTTTGTACAGCCTCAGGCTGATGCTCTCGGCATTCGACTCTATGCAACACTGGCAGACCAGGAGAAAACCTATGTTGTTGCTGATCTCGTACGCTTTAAACAAGCGCTGCTCAATTTGCTCAGCAATGCGATTAAATACAATATCGTAGGGGGTGAAGTGGAGGTGCGTCTGGATGTGCAGCCCATGGACCAGCTGCGTATTACTGTGCGTGACACCGGACGTGGTATTCCCGCCGATCGCCAGCACGAAGTGTTTCAACCGTTCAATCGTCTAAGTGCAGAAAATTCCAATATTGAGGGCTCCGGTGTCGGTTTGGTAATTACCAAGCAGTTGGTGGAAATGATGCACGGCAACCTGGATTTCAGCAGTGCGGAAGCCATAGGAACCAGTTTCTGGATTGACTTGCCAACGGCGGGAGAGTGGAATCTTGCCAATACGGAAAATGTTCAATCCCACATGGATTACACACCCGCCGCCTTGCAGATAAATCGCCAGTGCAAGATTTTATACGTAGAAGATAACCCTACCAATATCCGTTTGTTGCAACAGATCTTTGCACGCTATCCACAGTTAAGCCTGGACATTGCCGAGGAGGCCTTTCTCGGCATCTACAAAGCGCGCAGCTTGCTACCCGATGCCATTATCCTGGATATCAACCTGCCCGGTATGGATGGCTACGAAGTATTGAATGTCCTCAGGCGAGATGACCTAACCAAAGAAATCCCCATCATTGGCCTGTCAGCCAATGCCATGCCCTATGATATTGAGCGGGGAAAAAGTGCGGGCTTTTTTGATTACCTGACCAAGCCAGTGCAAATTAATCAATTGATTGGGGTGCTTAATCAGGTATTGGTTGAGTAA
- a CDS encoding aminotransferase class V-fold PLP-dependent enzyme, with protein sequence MRKPVYLDYAATTPVAPEVAQAMAQCLTLEGTFANPASRSHVYGWQAEEKVEEARSQVAALVNADPREIVWTSGATEANNLALKGAAEAYRRNHLHGGHLVVSAIEHKAVLDPAAWLEGQGFSVTRLQPDSRGIISPGQLASALREDTFLVSLMLVNNELGSINDVAAFAGLCKARGILLHADAAQAVGKIPLDVKALGVDLLSLSAHKFYGPKGVGALYVRRAPEVGIAAQIHGGGHERGMRSGTLATHQCIGMGEAAALVQRRLAEDRTHIAELKQRLWQGLSTMAGVKRNGADDSLSVGGIVNVTFSGYDGETLLIALRELALSSGSACNSASMSPSYVLKAIGLDDADAQASLRFSIGRYTSGEEIEFAIEHIRSVLARLPNV encoded by the coding sequence ATGCGTAAACCCGTCTATCTCGACTATGCCGCCACCACGCCTGTGGCGCCCGAAGTAGCCCAGGCTATGGCCCAGTGCCTGACACTGGAAGGTACTTTTGCCAATCCTGCGTCGCGCTCCCATGTCTATGGCTGGCAAGCGGAAGAGAAGGTAGAGGAAGCGCGCAGTCAGGTGGCGGCGCTCGTGAATGCTGATCCGCGCGAGATTGTCTGGACCAGTGGCGCTACCGAGGCGAATAACCTGGCCTTAAAAGGCGCTGCTGAAGCCTATCGCCGCAATCACTTGCACGGTGGCCACCTGGTTGTATCTGCTATCGAACACAAGGCTGTGCTTGACCCGGCTGCCTGGCTGGAGGGCCAAGGGTTTAGTGTGACCCGTTTGCAACCGGACAGCCGCGGCATTATCTCGCCCGGGCAGCTCGCCAGCGCGTTGCGCGAGGACACATTTTTAGTCAGCTTGATGCTGGTTAATAACGAGCTGGGCAGTATTAATGACGTGGCCGCGTTTGCCGGTTTGTGTAAGGCGCGGGGTATTTTGTTACATGCGGATGCTGCCCAGGCAGTGGGCAAAATCCCGCTGGATGTTAAAGCCCTGGGGGTAGATTTGCTCTCACTGTCGGCGCACAAGTTTTATGGCCCCAAGGGCGTGGGTGCGCTTTATGTGCGCCGCGCACCGGAGGTCGGTATCGCCGCGCAGATCCACGGTGGTGGCCACGAGCGTGGGATGCGTTCCGGTACCCTGGCTACTCACCAGTGTATTGGTATGGGGGAAGCTGCGGCACTGGTTCAGCGACGTCTTGCTGAAGACCGCACCCACATTGCCGAATTAAAACAGCGTTTGTGGCAGGGACTGTCGACCATGGCCGGTGTTAAGCGCAACGGTGCCGATGACAGCCTGAGTGTGGGGGGGATTGTGAATGTCACCTTCAGTGGCTACGACGGTGAAACACTGTTAATTGCCTTGCGTGAGCTGGCGTTGTCGAGTGGTTCTGCCTGTAACTCGGCCAGCATGTCGCCCAGCTATGTGCTCAAGGCTATAGGTTTAGATGATGCTGATGCCCAGGCTTCGCTGCGCTTCAGTATTGGCCGCTATACCAGTGGCGAAGAAATTGAATTTGCGATTGAACATATTCGCAGTGTATTAGCCAGGTTGCCTAACGTGTAA
- a CDS encoding inositol monophosphatase family protein produces the protein MEPMLNIALRAGRKAAELIERAFERVDLITIETKSRNDFVTEVDKASEKEIIYHLRKAYPDHTIRGEEGGTQQGKNPDYEWIIDPLDGTTNFVHGVPHFSISIACKYKGQLEHAVVIDPIKREEFTASRGRGATLNGRRIRVGSRRNLEGTLIGTGIPFSGYALEHIGPYLACVQEIAGQTAGIRRCGSAALDLAYVAAGRFDAFWEMNLNEWDIAAGILLVKEAGGLVSDFNGGVDFLDTGHVVCGSPKVFKPILQIVQKNLGHLK, from the coding sequence ATGGAACCCATGTTGAATATCGCCTTGCGTGCCGGACGCAAAGCAGCCGAGCTGATTGAGCGCGCCTTTGAACGCGTTGACCTGATCACCATCGAAACCAAAAGTCGCAACGACTTTGTTACCGAAGTGGATAAGGCATCAGAAAAAGAAATTATCTATCACCTGCGCAAAGCCTACCCCGACCATACCATTCGCGGCGAAGAAGGCGGTACCCAGCAGGGTAAAAACCCCGACTACGAATGGATCATTGACCCACTGGATGGCACCACCAACTTTGTCCACGGGGTTCCTCACTTCTCCATTTCCATTGCCTGCAAATACAAAGGCCAACTTGAACACGCCGTTGTTATCGACCCTATCAAGCGCGAAGAATTTACCGCCAGTCGCGGCCGCGGTGCAACGCTCAACGGTCGCCGTATTCGCGTCGGCTCCCGCCGCAACCTGGAAGGCACACTTATCGGCACGGGTATCCCCTTTAGCGGTTATGCGCTCGAACACATAGGCCCTTACCTCGCCTGTGTACAGGAAATTGCCGGGCAAACTGCCGGCATTCGACGTTGCGGTTCAGCCGCACTCGACCTTGCCTATGTGGCTGCCGGCCGTTTTGATGCGTTCTGGGAAATGAACCTGAACGAGTGGGATATTGCAGCGGGTATTTTGCTGGTCAAAGAAGCCGGCGGATTAGTGAGCGACTTTAACGGCGGCGTGGACTTTTTGGATACTGGCCATGTCGTCTGTGGTTCACCCAAGGTGTTTAAACCTATCCTGCAAATCGTGCAAAAAAACCTTGGCCATCTGAAATAA
- a CDS encoding cellulase family glycosylhydrolase: MGHVTSPSKRYPASFKRAGSILGVSIALAAFSNVAAAGCEYVVTNSWGSGFTAAIRITNSTSSVINGWNVSWQYNSNRVTNLWNANLSGSNPYSASNLSWNGTIQPGQTVEFGFQGVTNSGTVESPTVNGAACTGGTSSSVSSSSVVSSSSSSRSSVSSSSVVSSSSSVVSSSSSSVVSGGQCNWYGTLYPLCVSTTSGWGYENNRSCISPSTCSAQPAPYGIVGGSSSPSSISSSSVRSSSSSSVVPPSSSSSSSVPSSSSSSVSSSSVVSSSSSSVSVPGTGVFRVNTQGNLTKDGQLLPARCGNWFGLEGRHEPSNDADNPSGAPMELYAGNMWWVNNSQGSGRTIQQTMTELKQQGITMLRLPIAPQTLDANDPQGRSPNLKNHQSIRQSNARQALEDFIKLADQNDIQIFIDIHSCSNYVGWRAGRLDARPPYVDANRVGYDFTREEYSCSATNNPSSVTRIHAYDKQKWLANLREIAGLSAKLGVSNLIGIDVFNEPYDYTWAEWKGMVEEAYQAINEVNPNMLIIVEGISANANTQDGTPDTSVPVPHGSTDLNPNWGENLYEAGANPPNIPKDRLLFSPHTYGPSVFVQRQFMDPAQTECAGLEGDEAAQARCRIVINPTVLEQGWEEHFGYLRELGYGILIGEFGGNMDWPGAKSSQADRNAWSHITTNVDQQWQQAAASYFKRKGINACYWSMNPESADTMGWYLTPWDPVTANDMWGQWTGFDPRKTQLLHNMWGL; encoded by the coding sequence ATGGGACATGTTACATCTCCCTCTAAACGCTATCCTGCCTCTTTTAAGCGGGCAGGTAGTATTCTCGGCGTGAGTATTGCGCTTGCTGCATTTTCCAATGTGGCAGCAGCGGGTTGTGAGTATGTGGTTACCAATAGCTGGGGGTCAGGATTTACCGCAGCAATTCGTATTACTAACTCAACATCTTCTGTAATCAATGGTTGGAACGTTAGCTGGCAATATAACAGCAACCGTGTTACCAACTTATGGAATGCCAACCTTTCCGGTAGCAATCCCTATTCGGCATCCAACCTGAGTTGGAATGGCACTATTCAACCTGGGCAAACGGTAGAGTTTGGTTTCCAGGGGGTTACCAATAGCGGCACTGTCGAGAGTCCAACAGTGAATGGTGCTGCATGTACTGGCGGAACCAGTTCTTCGGTGAGTTCATCCAGTGTTGTGAGTTCAAGCTCGTCATCGCGTAGCAGTGTGTCTTCAAGCTCTGTTGTGTCCTCAAGCTCCAGCGTAGTGAGCTCATCGTCTTCCTCTGTGGTCAGCGGCGGCCAGTGTAATTGGTATGGAACCCTGTATCCGTTGTGTGTGAGCACAACCTCTGGTTGGGGTTATGAAAACAACAGAAGCTGTATCTCTCCATCAACCTGTTCGGCCCAGCCGGCGCCTTATGGGATTGTCGGGGGCTCGAGCTCGCCCAGTTCAATTTCCAGTTCAAGCGTCCGCTCCAGCAGCTCGTCTTCTGTAGTACCGCCTAGCAGTAGCTCATCTTCCAGTGTTCCATCAAGCAGCTCTTCCAGTGTTAGCTCCAGCTCGGTTGTCTCTTCCAGTTCATCTTCTGTGAGTGTGCCCGGAACCGGTGTGTTCCGTGTTAATACTCAGGGTAACCTGACGAAAGACGGTCAACTGCTGCCTGCGCGTTGCGGCAACTGGTTTGGTTTGGAGGGGCGTCATGAGCCATCAAATGATGCCGATAACCCCAGCGGTGCGCCAATGGAGTTGTATGCGGGTAACATGTGGTGGGTGAATAACAGCCAAGGTTCCGGTCGCACCATTCAGCAGACTATGACTGAGTTGAAGCAGCAGGGTATTACTATGTTGCGTCTGCCCATTGCACCGCAAACCCTGGATGCAAATGACCCGCAAGGTCGCAGTCCAAACCTCAAAAACCATCAATCCATTCGTCAATCCAACGCGCGTCAGGCATTGGAGGATTTCATCAAACTGGCTGATCAAAATGACATCCAGATCTTTATTGATATCCACTCCTGCTCTAATTACGTTGGTTGGCGTGCCGGTCGTTTGGATGCCCGTCCGCCCTATGTGGATGCGAATCGCGTTGGTTACGACTTCACTCGTGAAGAGTATTCCTGTTCCGCTACCAATAACCCCAGTTCTGTTACCAGGATCCATGCTTACGATAAGCAGAAGTGGTTGGCAAACCTGCGTGAAATCGCCGGACTGTCCGCCAAGCTGGGGGTAAGTAACCTGATTGGTATTGATGTCTTCAATGAGCCTTATGATTACACTTGGGCAGAATGGAAGGGTATGGTTGAAGAGGCCTATCAGGCGATCAATGAAGTTAACCCCAATATGCTTATTATCGTTGAAGGTATTTCCGCCAATGCTAATACGCAAGATGGAACACCTGATACATCCGTACCTGTGCCACACGGTAGCACCGACTTGAATCCAAACTGGGGTGAAAACCTCTACGAAGCGGGTGCTAACCCACCTAACATTCCCAAGGATCGCCTGTTGTTCTCTCCACACACTTATGGTCCGTCCGTGTTTGTTCAAAGACAATTCATGGATCCGGCGCAGACAGAGTGTGCAGGGCTGGAAGGTGATGAAGCAGCTCAGGCCAGGTGCCGTATAGTGATTAATCCGACCGTGCTTGAGCAAGGTTGGGAAGAGCACTTTGGCTATCTGCGTGAATTGGGTTACGGTATTTTGATTGGTGAATTTGGCGGTAATATGGATTGGCCTGGTGCCAAGTCCAGCCAGGCTGACCGTAATGCCTGGAGCCATATCACCACCAACGTTGACCAGCAATGGCAACAGGCGGCGGCAAGCTATTTCAAGAGGAAAGGGATTAATGCTTGCTACTGGTCGATGAACCCTGAATCAGCAGATACCATGGGTTGGTATTTAACTCCCTGGGATCCAGTGACTGCCAACGATATGTGGGGTCAGTGGACAGGTTTCGATCCTCGTAAAACCCAGCTGTTGCACAATATGTGGGGTTTGTAA
- the trmJ gene encoding tRNA (cytosine(32)/uridine(32)-2'-O)-methyltransferase TrmJ — MSNAANAPFANIRIVLVNTSHPGNIGGAARAMKNMGLDRLYLVAPKEYPSDKAVWRAAGATDVLDNAVVVETLDEAIAGCSLVVGTSARERRIPWPLLDPRQCGESIWAEAGEHEVAVVFGREDRGLTNEELHKCTYHVHIPANAEYSSLNLATAVQVICYEIRMAYLQAVEGKSLPNHHWDMPPADAGALENYYQHLEQALVDLGFLDPDNPKQTMTRLRRLYNRVRLDQMELNILRGVLTAMQNYVYYTGKVVSQQGLAADIESLRSAAKALDVAPTEVDIPRE; from the coding sequence ATGTCTAACGCTGCAAATGCCCCTTTTGCCAATATCCGTATTGTGCTGGTTAACACATCCCACCCCGGCAATATCGGCGGTGCAGCACGTGCCATGAAAAATATGGGGCTGGATCGCCTGTATCTGGTGGCCCCCAAGGAGTACCCCTCGGATAAAGCCGTATGGCGTGCCGCGGGTGCTACAGATGTGCTGGATAACGCGGTGGTGGTGGAAACCCTGGATGAGGCCATTGCGGGCTGTTCGCTGGTGGTCGGCACCAGTGCCCGAGAGCGCCGTATTCCCTGGCCATTGCTCGATCCGCGCCAATGCGGTGAAAGTATCTGGGCCGAAGCCGGTGAGCATGAGGTGGCAGTAGTCTTTGGTCGTGAGGACCGCGGCCTCACCAACGAAGAACTGCACAAATGTACTTACCATGTCCATATACCGGCCAATGCCGAATACAGTTCCCTCAACCTGGCGACGGCTGTGCAGGTGATTTGCTATGAGATACGCATGGCTTACCTGCAGGCAGTGGAGGGTAAAAGCTTGCCCAATCACCATTGGGATATGCCGCCAGCAGATGCGGGGGCCTTGGAGAATTACTACCAGCACCTTGAGCAGGCGCTGGTTGATCTCGGTTTTCTCGATCCGGATAACCCTAAGCAAACCATGACTCGCCTGCGCCGCCTGTATAACCGCGTGCGTCTGGATCAAATGGAACTGAATATCCTGCGCGGCGTGCTGACGGCGATGCAGAATTATGTTTACTACACAGGAAAGGTCGTGTCACAGCAGGGGCTGGCGGCGGATATTGAGTCCCTGCGCAGTGCAGCCAAGGCTCTGGATGTAGCGCCGACAGAGGTGGATATTCCCAGGGAATAG
- the iscR gene encoding Fe-S cluster assembly transcriptional regulator IscR, whose translation MRLTTKGRYAVTAMLDLALHSDSGPVSLADISARQGISLSYLEQLFARLRQFNLVKSVRGPGGGYQLASSTCDISVAQVVDAVSESLDATRCEGKGNCQEGEVCLTHHLWQDLSAQIHQFLNSISLADLVARSDIQAVRMRQDHRLVGAIHDQQHIAVSEIL comes from the coding sequence ATGAGACTCACGACCAAAGGCCGCTATGCGGTGACAGCCATGCTTGACCTCGCCCTTCACAGTGACAGTGGTCCTGTGAGCCTGGCCGATATTTCTGCCCGTCAGGGTATATCCCTTTCCTATCTGGAACAGTTGTTCGCCCGCTTGCGCCAGTTCAATCTGGTAAAAAGCGTGCGCGGCCCCGGTGGTGGTTACCAATTAGCGTCCAGCACCTGTGACATTTCTGTTGCCCAGGTGGTAGATGCGGTCAGTGAATCCCTGGATGCCACCCGTTGCGAAGGCAAGGGCAATTGCCAGGAAGGGGAAGTGTGCCTGACCCACCATTTATGGCAGGACCTGAGCGCACAAATCCACCAGTTCCTCAACAGTATTAGCCTTGCTGACCTGGTAGCACGCAGTGATATTCAGGCTGTACGTATGCGCCAGGATCATCGACTCGTCGGCGCTATACACGATCAGCAGCATATTGCTGTCAGTGAAATTCTGTAG
- the secF gene encoding protein translocase subunit SecF: MIQPSRVINFMGVRHYTSAISIVFVLISFAALAVNGLKLGLDFTGGTQLEVLFDRPADLDKIRDVLEAEELKSPVAVLFGSDREVMIRTQDQMKEKALQKLRLSFAAKGNGAVLEGVERPEREYESFADVLVVSNASLDSVRQAKPLGDSGDYGRVEYSQRDGKVLVIVEKSIESAYLNQLIGDMESATGADIQLRSSEFVGPQIGGELRDQGGLGLLAAFALVFLYVAVQFQWKFSVGAIIGLIHNVIITVGCFALFQWDFDLNVLAAVLALIGYSINDTIVVFDRIRENFRILRKTSSHEVINISITQTLGRTIMTSASVYLVLFSLYFIAGEVLQGFALALIIGIVAGTYSSVYIASNIAAALGVTKEDLMPRPKEETEADATP, from the coding sequence ATGATTCAGCCATCAAGAGTCATTAATTTCATGGGGGTGAGGCATTACACCTCCGCCATATCTATCGTATTTGTGTTGATTTCTTTTGCCGCCCTCGCCGTTAATGGTCTGAAGCTTGGTTTGGACTTTACTGGCGGAACCCAGCTTGAGGTGTTGTTTGATCGCCCTGCGGATCTCGATAAAATCCGCGATGTGCTTGAAGCTGAAGAATTGAAGAGCCCTGTTGCTGTTCTGTTTGGTTCAGACCGCGAAGTGATGATCCGCACCCAGGATCAAATGAAGGAAAAAGCCCTGCAAAAACTCAGGTTATCCTTCGCTGCCAAGGGTAATGGTGCTGTACTCGAAGGAGTGGAGCGCCCGGAGCGGGAATATGAATCCTTTGCCGATGTGCTGGTTGTTAGTAATGCCAGTCTTGACTCGGTTCGTCAGGCAAAGCCTTTGGGTGACAGTGGAGACTATGGCCGTGTTGAGTACAGCCAACGCGATGGCAAGGTGTTGGTAATCGTAGAAAAGTCGATTGAGAGCGCTTATCTGAATCAACTGATTGGCGATATGGAGTCGGCGACCGGTGCGGATATCCAATTGCGCAGCAGTGAATTTGTGGGGCCGCAAATTGGTGGCGAGCTGCGCGATCAGGGGGGCCTCGGTCTGTTGGCGGCATTTGCATTGGTGTTTTTGTATGTGGCTGTTCAGTTCCAGTGGAAGTTTTCTGTGGGTGCCATTATTGGATTGATCCACAACGTCATTATTACCGTGGGTTGCTTTGCGCTGTTCCAATGGGATTTCGATTTGAACGTCCTTGCTGCCGTGTTGGCACTGATCGGCTATTCGATTAACGATACTATCGTTGTGTTTGACCGTATTCGGGAAAACTTCCGCATACTGCGCAAAACCTCTTCGCACGAGGTCATTAATATTTCTATTACCCAGACATTGGGACGTACCATCATGACCTCTGCCTCTGTTTACCTGGTACTCTTTTCCCTGTATTTCATTGCGGGTGAAGTGTTACAAGGTTTTGCGTTGGCATTGATTATCGGTATTGTTGCCGGTACCTACTCATCAGTCTATATAGCCTCTAATATTGCGGCCGCCCTGGGCGTTACCAAAGAGGATCTGATGCCTCGTCCCAAAGAGGAAACGGAGGCTGATGCAACGCCTTGA